The Porites lutea chromosome 7, jaPorLute2.1, whole genome shotgun sequence genome includes the window tcaaaagcacatttttgcgaCTTACGCCtgtacaaaagaacattttatgagTCTTTTAAGAGCTTTTCGGTAATTACTGCTAAACATGAAACAGATAACTGGGTTGATAGCACAGTACGCGCAAGTCATATAAATGGTGACTTTATAGTATATCCAGAAACTACACGAGAAATACGTGAAAGGGTCCTGATACTCTATGATTAAAATGTTGATAGAGTAAGGTAACCAGCAAAGCACAAACACTGTTACGATAGCAATAGACATTTGAAGCACGTTTCGGTTTCTTTTGTTCCGCTGTTGCTGACTGTTCGCGGACTGTTCACCCGGGTGTGCCTTTGTCTTGAGCTTGATAACAATGGTGGAGTAAAGAATGACTAGCAACAGTACAGGtataaataaaaacagtatGCGGGAAGCTAGTTTGTAACTGGCAAAGGATGAGAACTCTCCGAATGCTTTCTTCCATTCCAGACCACACCAGGTTTTCTCTGGGTATTCAACGAGCTCGAAAGTGAACAAGTATGGCGAATTGAAAGCTACGGCAACTATCCATGTGGAGAGAATGAAGAAGAGACACAGCTTGGATCTGATGAGTGGAGAACGGAGTGGAAATACCACGGCTCCAAAGCGATTCACTGCTATAAGAATCAGATTCTGAATCGAAACGACAATGGAAACTTCAGCAAGGAAAGGGATAAGATTACACAAGGCTTGGCCAAGCTTTCCACCGATAGGCCACGAGTTGGTGTGCAAGTGTGACAGGTTCCAAGGTATCCAGGACATTGGAAACAGCAGATCAGATGAGGCCATGTTTGCGATGAAATAATTTATCGGTTTTCTTAAGTTCGGCGTTTTATAAACGATCATAACAATGAGAGAATTTGCGGCCAGTGAAACGATAATGAACAGACAGTAGGTAACGGTTGCTCCGATTTTCCACGCTGTGGAATTTAACTGAGTGAAGCAGCTCGAAGACTCGCTGGATCCGTTCGCTGATGAGTTCATGCTGAGTTTTCCCACGTATCTACGGAATTGTACACATGCAGTCAAGTAACTTTGAATTACTGCTCTGTATACTGCGTATGCTGTTTGAGTGGCAGAACTTTTATTGACAATTGCAAGCCCCCTGCAAAGCCACAGCACAGCTGTCCTCTGAGGCCTTCAAAGAGTGACTTTGTATTGTAATGTTCCGGCATTATCCGCCAACTGACCTTTTGACAGAAACAGTGGGGTATTAGTATGTTATAAACCTACCAGAACAATTCATTTAGGTCAGGTGGTTGTATTAAGAAATCGATTGAGAAGATGATTAAACAAGTGTGTTTTAACACATTAAAAATGATATCTTTGGTAGTACCATCATCAACAACACAAGTTTGACAGTTAACCACAGGAAGCAGAGGCGAAGCTGCCTTCAGGCCATTAAGCCCAGGCTTAACAGGTGAATATGAGGGAAAAATAAGTGCATATTATCACGTGTACAATAAAACATGAAGTTTTTATAACATTTACTTCTCGATCGAgctaaaaatggaaaaactaAAAGTCTGCTGTCGGCAAAGAGAAACTAGCAGGTTCTTCTGACAAGGGCCTGTTCAGACTCTTTTGACTGCTCAGTTTTAGTTGTTACAAAATTCAGTACTTGTTGACTACAGCTCTTTTTTTTCGATAACGTTGTGACACTTCATTTATTTATAGTAGCGATTACTACTTTTAGGGTTCCAAGAGGAGCGTTTAATGACGGGAGtcatttaaaagagaaaggacTGAGTTTATTGTAATTTATGTAACAACCTACTTttcaaaactaatatgctttcggcgAAAATATAAAGAGAGCTTGTGAATAGCGGAATATCCTGTCATCATCAACGCCTAATAAATGATGCCGATGGTTTGTCGctcaatttttaacttttacctGAGACGGGACAATCTTCAAAAGCGCCGCCGACAAAATTTTCCCCCTGGCAAAAACTAGACAAAATCGATTAAATAtactaaaatgtgtttttcttgtCAATTATTGTAAATCCATTATTCTTTCCATTAGCAAATGCAAGTGTTGTTAGTTGATGTGCCAATTTGAAAATACGCATATTCGATCATGAGCTACACTATTTGATAGTTAAATACAGGAAGCATTTAAGCCATAAAAGCCAAGGCTAAACAGGAATTTGAGGCAAAACTATAAATGCATGTTGTCACGTGTGCATAAAACCTGCAGTTTTTATGCATTCACTTCTCGATCGAACTTAAAATAGGAGGTTATAAAACAAACGTTCTTCCTTAAAGAAAAAGACAAGGCGTACTTGTTTCTTCCGTCAGTCTTTGACTGCTTTTAATTGGTACAACCTTCAGTATTTCTTTACTACAATTCTTGTCTCTCGATACTGTTGTGGCATTTTATCTTAAGAATGACCTGAAAACCCACCCGCGTAACTCATATCAATGCAACCATTAGCCGTCATGACGCG containing:
- the LOC140944672 gene encoding RYamide receptor-like, with protein sequence MNSSANGSSESSSCFTQLNSTAWKIGATVTYCLFIIVSLAANSLIVMIVYKTPNLRKPINYFIANMASSDLLFPMSWIPWNLSHLHTNSWPIGGKLGQALCNLIPFLAEVSIVVSIQNLILIAVNRFGAVVFPLRSPLIRSKLCLFFILSTWIVAVAFNSPYLFTFELVEYPEKTWCGLEWKKAFGEFSSFASYKLASRILFLFIPVLLLVILYSTIVIKLKTKAHPGEQSANSQQQRNKRNRNVLQMSIAIVTVFVLCWLPYSINILIIEYQDPFTYFSCSFWIYYKVTIYMTCAYCAINPVICFMFSSNYRKALKRLIKCSFVQA